From Bos indicus isolate NIAB-ARS_2022 breed Sahiwal x Tharparkar chromosome 4, NIAB-ARS_B.indTharparkar_mat_pri_1.0, whole genome shotgun sequence, the proteins below share one genomic window:
- the LOC109557853 gene encoding histone H2B type 1-K-like produces MPEPAKSAPAPKKGSKKAVTKAQKKDGKKHKHSRKKSYSVYVYKVLKRVHPDTSISSKAMGIMNSFVNDIFDCIAGEASCLVHYNKRSTITSREIQTAVCLLLPGELAKHAMSEGTKAVTKYTSSK; encoded by the coding sequence ATGCCTGAACCGGCTAAGTCTGCTCCTGCCCCTAAAAAGGGCTctaaaaaagctgtgaccaaggcccagaagaaggaCGGCAAGAAGCACAAGCACAGCCGCAAGAAAAGCTACTCCGTGTACGTGTACAAGGTGCTGAAGCGAGTCCATCCGGACACTAGCATCTCGTCCAAGGCCATGggcatcatgaactccttcgtcAATGACATTTTCGATTGCATCGCTGGCGAGGCATCGTGCCTGGTACATTACAACAAGCGCTCGactatcacatccagggagatccagaccgCCGTGTGCTTGCTGCttcctggggagctggccaagcatgccatgtccgagggcactaaggctgtcaccaagtataccagctccaagtaa